The Polymorphobacter megasporae genome window below encodes:
- a CDS encoding tyrosine-type recombinase/integrase — MCAAERGSAKNTILAYRRDLDGASALLGGRLVAATPDDLARLAHEWRDLARASLQRKSSALRGFFAFLITEGVRADDPAAGLPKTARARPLPKSLGSGDVERLFAALADRAPTPANLRLNALVELLYGSGLRATELVSLPRHAVQPGRGFAILTGKGGKERLVPIGQRALAAVAAHAALVDASERYLFPSGAKHLSRVRLFQLVKDLAAAAGIPPDRISPHVLRHAFATHLLEGGADLRTLQTLLGHADIATTQIYTHVQSAKLVELVNTRHPLADKV, encoded by the coding sequence ATGTGCGCCGCCGAGCGCGGGTCGGCGAAGAACACGATCCTCGCCTACCGCCGCGATCTCGACGGCGCGAGTGCGCTGCTCGGCGGGCGGCTCGTGGCGGCGACCCCCGATGATCTCGCCCGGCTGGCGCATGAGTGGCGCGATCTCGCGCGGGCCTCGCTCCAGCGCAAATCGTCGGCGCTGCGCGGTTTCTTCGCCTTCCTGATCACCGAGGGAGTCCGCGCCGACGATCCCGCAGCGGGGCTGCCGAAGACCGCGCGCGCTCGCCCGCTGCCGAAGTCGCTCGGGTCGGGCGACGTCGAGCGGCTGTTCGCGGCGCTCGCCGACCGGGCACCGACTCCCGCGAACCTCCGCCTGAACGCGTTGGTCGAATTGCTGTACGGCTCGGGGCTGCGCGCGACCGAGCTCGTCAGTCTGCCGCGGCACGCCGTTCAGCCGGGGCGCGGCTTTGCGATCCTGACCGGCAAGGGCGGCAAGGAGCGGTTGGTGCCGATCGGCCAGCGCGCACTCGCCGCCGTCGCCGCCCACGCTGCCCTCGTCGATGCGAGCGAACGCTATCTATTCCCCAGCGGGGCGAAGCACCTGTCGCGCGTCCGCCTGTTCCAGCTCGTCAAGGACCTCGCCGCCGCCGCCGGCATCCCGCCCGACCGGATCAGCCCGCACGTTTTGCGCCACGCCTTCGCGACGCATCTGCTCGAGGGCGGTGCCGACCTGCGGACGCTGCAGACGCTGCTCGGGCACGCCGATATCGCGACGACGCAGATCTATACCCATGTCCAGAGCGCGAAGCTCGTCGAGCTGGTCAACACCCGCCATCCGCTTGCCGACAAGGTCTGA
- a CDS encoding ribosome maturation factor, with the protein MATAAVLAELIGPIATAQGLVLVRVQMNGSKAGQTLQVMAEDPATGQLTLEQCETLSRALSDMLDEKDPIEAEYALEVSSPGIDRPLTRLGDYAKWAGHDVRVKFTESIDGRARLHGAIVGVTGENVDFNVPTVGLVTVPFAAIESAKLVLTNKLIAASRPLDFGDAEQIVEDPAEFADNDNTQDED; encoded by the coding sequence CTGGCTACAGCCGCCGTCCTCGCCGAGTTGATCGGCCCGATCGCCACCGCGCAGGGGCTTGTCCTCGTGCGCGTTCAGATGAACGGGTCGAAGGCCGGGCAGACGTTGCAGGTGATGGCCGAGGACCCGGCGACCGGCCAGTTGACGCTCGAGCAATGCGAGACATTGAGCCGCGCGCTGTCCGACATGCTCGACGAGAAGGACCCGATCGAGGCCGAATACGCGCTCGAAGTATCATCGCCGGGCATCGACCGCCCGCTCACCCGGCTCGGCGATTATGCCAAATGGGCCGGGCACGATGTCCGGGTGAAATTCACCGAGAGCATCGACGGGCGCGCCCGGCTCCACGGCGCGATCGTCGGCGTGACCGGCGAGAATGTCGATTTCAACGTACCGACGGTTGGCCTGGTGACGGTGCCGTTTGCCGCGATCGAAAGCGCCAAGCTGGTGCTGACCAACAAATTGATCGCCGCCAGCCGCCCGCTCGATTTCGGCGATGCCGAGCAGATCGTCGAAGACCCGGCCGAATTTGCCGACAACGACAACACGCAGGATGAGGACTGA
- a CDS encoding DUF2256 domain-containing protein, translated as MPKGVKKADLPTKICAACARPFAWRKKWERDWENVRYCSDACRAKGISS; from the coding sequence ATGCCAAAGGGCGTCAAAAAGGCGGACCTGCCGACAAAAATCTGCGCCGCCTGCGCCCGCCCGTTCGCGTGGCGTAAGAAGTGGGAGCGTGACTGGGAGAACGTCCGTTACTGCTCCGACGCGTGCCGGGCGAAGGGAATCAGTTCGTAA
- a CDS encoding shikimate kinase codes for MALPSRAAAAESRAPAAAQTRTIVLVGLMGAGKSTIGRRLATRLGLPFVDADTEIERASGLSIAEIFERFGEAHFRDGERRVIARLIDGPVKVVATGGGAFVAADTRALILARAVAIWLDADIATLAERVRRRNTRPLLRDRDPAEVLAELAAVRNPLYAEAHIHISSKPTPHDATVRAILAALAKAR; via the coding sequence ATGGCCCTCCCCTCGCGGGCCGCTGCAGCAGAGTCGCGAGCGCCCGCAGCGGCGCAGACGCGGACGATCGTCCTCGTCGGGCTGATGGGCGCAGGCAAGTCGACGATCGGGCGGCGGCTGGCGACACGGCTCGGCCTGCCGTTCGTCGACGCCGATACCGAGATCGAGCGCGCGTCGGGCCTGTCGATCGCCGAAATCTTCGAACGCTTCGGCGAGGCGCATTTTCGCGACGGCGAGCGCCGCGTCATTGCCCGGCTGATCGACGGACCGGTCAAGGTCGTTGCCACCGGCGGCGGTGCCTTCGTCGCCGCCGACACGCGGGCGCTGATCCTCGCCCGCGCGGTCGCGATCTGGCTCGACGCCGATATCGCGACGCTTGCCGAGCGGGTCCGGCGGCGCAATACCCGGCCGCTTCTTCGCGACCGCGATCCCGCCGAAGTGCTCGCCGAACTCGCCGCAGTCCGCAACCCGCTCTATGCCGAGGCGCATATCCATATCAGCAGCAAGCCGACACCGCACGACGCCACCGTCCGCGCGATCCTCGCCGCGCTGGCGAAGGCGCGATGA
- a CDS encoding class II aldolase/adducin family protein: MATAFKTVDNVQDQVSPEEWAIRVDLAAAYRLVAHYGWDDLIFTHLSARVPGPEHHFLINPYQLMFEEITASSLVKIDVEGKPVMPTPYITNAAGFTIHSALHMARDDAFAVMHLHTPAGQAVAAQAEGLMPLTQTAMLIRDEVAYHEFEGVALDLEERERLVEDLGTKDAMILRNHGTLTVGKNVGQCFIKMYFLERACEAQIMALSGGVANLYHPPQGSPEKTAGQGKNGLDVVADRLAWPALLRKMDRLDPSFRN, translated from the coding sequence GTGGCTACCGCCTTCAAGACCGTCGACAACGTGCAGGACCAAGTCAGCCCCGAGGAATGGGCGATCCGTGTCGACCTCGCCGCCGCGTACCGGCTCGTCGCGCATTACGGCTGGGACGACTTGATCTTCACCCATTTGTCGGCGCGCGTCCCCGGCCCCGAGCATCACTTCCTGATCAACCCCTACCAGTTGATGTTCGAGGAGATCACCGCGTCGAGCCTCGTCAAGATCGACGTCGAGGGCAAACCGGTGATGCCGACACCGTACATTACCAACGCCGCCGGCTTCACCATCCATTCGGCGCTGCACATGGCACGTGACGATGCGTTCGCGGTGATGCACCTCCACACCCCGGCGGGGCAGGCGGTCGCCGCGCAGGCGGAAGGGTTGATGCCACTCACCCAGACCGCGATGCTGATTCGCGACGAAGTCGCCTATCATGAGTTCGAGGGCGTTGCGCTCGACCTCGAGGAGCGCGAGCGGCTCGTCGAGGACCTCGGTACCAAAGACGCGATGATCCTGCGCAACCATGGCACGCTGACTGTCGGCAAGAACGTCGGCCAATGCTTCATCAAGATGTATTTCCTCGAGCGTGCGTGCGAGGCGCAGATCATGGCGCTGTCGGGCGGCGTCGCGAACCTTTACCACCCGCCGCAGGGGTCGCCGGAAAAGACCGCCGGGCAGGGCAAGAACGGGCTCGACGTCGTCGCCGACCGCCTCGCATGGCCCGCGCTGCTGCGGAAGATGGACCGGCTCGACCCGAGCTTCCGGAACTAG
- a CDS encoding AMP nucleosidase, with product MTSSQIVDALTAIHATSVAALRAALGAYLRDGTPPNPAARAAGAFAYPELRLRYHGGGAPRLIRAYARVTVPGDYATTVTHPELYRDYLVEQLDLLTADFGVEIEVARSGVEIPYPYVLDGADDLRLDTVAAADLARFFPTTELTHIGDELPDGLWDLSLNATRPLALFDAPRTDFSLARLKHYTGTPAADVQQYVLLTNYHRYVDEFVQWACRQLQGDTIYTSLSCSGGTVIGRDDPDPARAIADGAWRRHQMPAYHLTAPGRAGITLVNIGVGPANAKTITDHLAVLRPEAWLMIGHCGGLRPSQAIGDYVLAHAYLRDDHVLDDVLPPEIPIPPIAEVQQALQQATEAITGLHGEAVKPRLRTGTVVTTDDRNWELRFSRTALRFNQSRAVAVDMESATIAAQGYRFRVPYGTLLCVSDKPLHGEIKLPGQANRFYEGAISEHLQIGIAAIDRLRAAGDRLHSRKLRAFDEPPFR from the coding sequence ATGACTTCCTCCCAGATCGTCGACGCCCTCACCGCCATCCACGCGACCTCGGTCGCCGCGCTCCGCGCCGCACTCGGGGCATACCTCCGTGACGGCACTCCGCCTAATCCGGCGGCGCGCGCGGCGGGGGCGTTCGCCTACCCCGAACTGCGGCTGCGCTACCATGGCGGCGGCGCGCCTCGGCTGATCCGCGCTTATGCCCGCGTCACCGTGCCCGGCGATTATGCGACGACGGTGACCCACCCCGAGCTGTATCGCGACTATCTCGTCGAACAGCTGGATCTGCTCACCGCCGACTTCGGAGTCGAGATCGAGGTGGCGCGCTCGGGGGTCGAGATTCCCTACCCGTACGTTCTCGACGGCGCCGACGACCTGCGGCTCGACACCGTCGCCGCCGCCGACCTCGCGCGCTTCTTCCCGACGACCGAGCTGACGCATATCGGCGACGAACTGCCCGACGGGCTGTGGGACCTGTCGCTCAACGCGACGCGTCCGCTCGCCTTGTTCGACGCGCCGCGCACCGACTTCAGCCTCGCCCGGCTCAAGCACTACACCGGCACGCCCGCTGCCGACGTCCAGCAATATGTCCTGCTGACCAACTACCACCGCTATGTCGACGAGTTCGTCCAATGGGCGTGCCGCCAGTTGCAGGGCGACACGATTTACACCAGCCTGTCGTGCAGCGGCGGGACCGTCATCGGCCGGGATGATCCCGACCCGGCGCGGGCGATAGCCGACGGCGCGTGGCGGCGCCACCAGATGCCGGCATATCACCTGACCGCTCCCGGACGCGCAGGCATCACCCTCGTCAACATCGGCGTCGGCCCGGCGAATGCCAAGACGATCACCGACCATCTCGCGGTGCTGCGTCCCGAGGCGTGGCTGATGATCGGGCATTGCGGCGGGTTGCGCCCAAGCCAGGCGATCGGCGACTATGTGCTGGCGCACGCCTATCTTCGCGACGACCATGTCCTCGACGACGTTTTGCCTCCCGAAATTCCCATCCCGCCGATCGCCGAGGTCCAGCAGGCGCTTCAGCAGGCGACCGAGGCGATCACTGGCTTGCATGGGGAGGCGGTCAAGCCGCGGCTGCGGACCGGAACGGTCGTGACGACCGACGACCGTAACTGGGAACTGCGCTTCAGCCGCACCGCGCTGCGCTTCAACCAGTCGCGCGCGGTCGCTGTCGACATGGAATCGGCGACGATCGCGGCGCAGGGCTATCGCTTCCGCGTGCCGTACGGGACGCTGCTGTGCGTGTCGGACAAACCGCTCCACGGCGAGATCAAGCTGCCGGGACAGGCGAACCGCTTCTACGAGGGCGCGATTTCCGAACACCTGCAGATCGGGATCGCGGCGATCGACCGGCTGCGCGCGGCGGGGGACCGGTTGCACTCGCGGAAGCTAAGAGCGTTCGACGAGCCGCCTTTCCGCTGA
- a CDS encoding acyl-CoA dehydrogenase family protein produces the protein MQFDLTDDQREIQEVARRFTASEITPNASHWDEHHIFPIDTIRAAGALGFGAIYVSEASGGIGLGRIEAALIMEAMAYGCPSTSAFISIHNMASWMIDSFGAAELKARYLPALVAMDKIASYCLTEPGSGSDAAALRMRAVRDGDDYIVTGSKAFISGGGVNDVYVTMVRTGVDGPKGITCLVIDKDMPGVSFGAPERKLGWHSQPTAQVNFDAVRVPVANRVGEEGQGFAIAMTGLDGGRLNIGACSLGGAQRALDEAVTYTRGRSQFGKAIADFQATQFKLADMETELQAARMLLYAAAARVEDNAPDKTRFAAMAKRLATDTGMAVVDRALQLHGGYGYLMDYPVERLFRDLRVHQILEGTNEIMRVVISRELMRASN, from the coding sequence ATGCAGTTCGACCTGACCGACGACCAGCGCGAAATCCAGGAGGTCGCGCGCCGCTTCACCGCGAGCGAGATCACCCCCAATGCGAGCCATTGGGACGAACACCACATCTTTCCGATCGACACGATTCGTGCGGCGGGCGCGCTCGGCTTCGGCGCGATCTATGTGTCGGAGGCGAGCGGCGGCATCGGCCTCGGGCGGATCGAGGCGGCGCTGATCATGGAGGCGATGGCGTACGGCTGCCCGTCGACGAGCGCGTTCATCTCGATCCACAACATGGCGTCGTGGATGATCGACAGCTTCGGCGCGGCGGAATTGAAGGCACGCTATCTGCCCGCGCTCGTCGCGATGGACAAGATCGCCAGTTATTGCCTGACCGAACCGGGGTCGGGGTCCGACGCCGCCGCGCTGCGGATGCGCGCAGTGCGTGACGGCGATGACTACATCGTGACAGGGAGCAAGGCGTTCATCTCGGGCGGCGGGGTCAACGACGTTTATGTGACGATGGTCCGCACCGGCGTTGACGGGCCGAAGGGCATCACCTGCCTCGTCATCGACAAGGACATGCCCGGCGTCAGCTTCGGTGCGCCCGAACGCAAATTGGGGTGGCACTCGCAGCCTACCGCGCAGGTCAACTTCGACGCGGTCCGCGTGCCTGTCGCGAACCGCGTCGGCGAGGAAGGGCAGGGCTTCGCCATCGCCATGACCGGGCTCGACGGCGGGCGGCTCAACATCGGCGCGTGCAGCCTCGGTGGGGCGCAGCGCGCGCTCGACGAGGCGGTGACCTACACGCGCGGCCGGTCGCAGTTCGGCAAGGCGATCGCCGATTTCCAGGCGACCCAGTTCAAGCTCGCCGACATGGAGACCGAGCTGCAGGCGGCGCGGATGCTTTTGTATGCCGCTGCTGCAAGGGTCGAGGACAATGCCCCCGATAAGACGCGCTTTGCGGCGATGGCGAAGCGGCTGGCGACCGACACCGGCATGGCGGTGGTCGACCGCGCGCTCCAGCTCCACGGCGGCTACGGTTACCTGATGGATTACCCTGTCGAGCGCCTGTTCCGCGACCTGCGCGTCCACCAGATTCTCGAGGGGACCAACGAGATCATGCGCGTGGTGATTTCGCGCGAGTTGATGCGGGCGAGCAATTGA
- a CDS encoding NADP-dependent oxidoreductase — protein MTTSREIRLMSRPEGMPVADNFEVATVDLAAPTAGQIRVRNRFMSVDPYMRGRMYDRPSYVPPFQIGQPLQGHAIGEIVESHADGYAVGDMVTSMLGWREEFVVDPTVFAAMPGMFDKLPTLAGISPSAFLGVLGMPGMTAYAGLLQIGAPKPGETVFVSGGAGAVGSVVAQIAKLKGCTVIATAGSAEKCDWLRSVGVDHAINYKTGNLLDAVRSAAPKGIDVYFDNVGGEHLEVAIELANPFARFAECGMIAQYNATEVVPGPRNMILVVGKRLKIQGFIVSDFASLRDQFMTEMGGWIAEGRIKSEETVMEGIDQAPAAFMGLFTGGNTGKMVVKL, from the coding sequence ATGACGACGAGCCGTGAAATTCGCTTGATGAGCCGTCCCGAGGGGATGCCTGTCGCCGATAATTTCGAGGTCGCCACCGTCGATCTCGCCGCACCGACCGCCGGGCAGATCCGCGTTCGCAACCGCTTCATGTCGGTCGATCCGTATATGCGCGGACGGATGTACGACCGCCCGAGCTATGTCCCGCCGTTCCAGATCGGCCAGCCGCTCCAGGGCCACGCGATCGGCGAAATCGTCGAGAGCCACGCCGACGGCTACGCGGTCGGCGATATGGTAACGTCGATGCTCGGCTGGCGCGAGGAATTCGTCGTCGACCCGACGGTCTTTGCCGCCATGCCGGGAATGTTCGATAAATTACCGACGTTGGCCGGGATCAGCCCCAGCGCGTTCCTCGGCGTCCTCGGTATGCCGGGGATGACAGCGTACGCCGGGCTGCTTCAGATCGGTGCGCCGAAGCCGGGTGAGACAGTGTTCGTCAGCGGGGGTGCGGGCGCGGTCGGCTCGGTCGTCGCGCAGATCGCCAAGCTCAAGGGCTGCACGGTGATCGCCACTGCGGGCAGCGCGGAGAAGTGCGACTGGCTGCGGTCGGTCGGCGTCGACCACGCGATCAATTACAAGACCGGCAATTTGCTCGACGCCGTCCGATCGGCAGCTCCGAAGGGCATCGATGTCTATTTCGACAACGTCGGCGGCGAGCACCTCGAGGTCGCGATCGAATTGGCCAACCCGTTCGCGCGCTTCGCCGAATGCGGGATGATCGCGCAATATAATGCCACCGAAGTCGTGCCGGGGCCGCGTAACATGATCCTGGTGGTCGGCAAGCGGCTCAAGATCCAGGGCTTCATCGTCAGCGACTTTGCCAGCTTGCGCGACCAGTTCATGACCGAGATGGGCGGGTGGATCGCCGAAGGCCGGATCAAGTCCGAAGAGACGGTGATGGAGGGCATCGACCAAGCCCCAGCGGCATTCATGGGGCTATTCACCGGGGGGAATACGGGGAAGATGGTGGTCAAGCTTTAG
- a CDS encoding MBL fold metallo-hydrolase — protein sequence MAVTKFAALFAAALLAAPLTAAPMPQPVAPEARWVAVGALRVAALHDTDFLIPNDGGTFGVDAGVPAVTAVLAAAGAPTDTVRVGVNALLVELPGHFVLIDTGVGVAASQLMPSLTAAGVKPGDVTDVLITHSHGDHVGGLITSDGAQAFPNAKVRMSAAEWTFLQANTGAAKLVAAITPQVATFTPGTMVVPGITAMSIPGHTPGHVAYEIVSGKVRLLDIGDTAHSTIVSLAKPDWSMGFDSDKALGKVSRRAELTRLAASHEMIFAPHFPYPGVGTIAAKGDGFIWVPAAAGSFTN from the coding sequence ATGGCCGTGACCAAATTTGCAGCCCTGTTCGCCGCCGCGCTGCTCGCCGCGCCGCTAACTGCCGCGCCGATGCCGCAGCCGGTCGCGCCCGAAGCGCGCTGGGTCGCTGTCGGCGCGCTGCGAGTCGCGGCGCTTCACGACACCGACTTCCTCATCCCCAACGACGGCGGGACCTTCGGCGTCGATGCTGGCGTGCCTGCGGTAACGGCGGTGCTCGCCGCAGCGGGGGCGCCGACCGACACGGTCCGGGTCGGGGTCAACGCGCTGCTGGTCGAGCTGCCGGGGCACTTCGTCCTGATCGATACCGGCGTCGGCGTTGCGGCGAGCCAGCTCATGCCGAGCCTCACCGCGGCCGGGGTCAAACCGGGCGATGTTACCGACGTCCTCATCACCCACAGCCACGGCGATCACGTCGGCGGCCTGATCACAAGCGACGGGGCGCAGGCGTTCCCGAATGCGAAAGTACGCATGTCGGCGGCCGAATGGACCTTCCTCCAGGCGAACACCGGCGCGGCGAAGCTGGTCGCGGCGATCACCCCGCAGGTCGCGACCTTCACCCCCGGTACGATGGTCGTTCCCGGCATCACCGCGATGTCGATCCCCGGCCACACGCCGGGCCACGTCGCCTATGAGATCGTCTCGGGCAAGGTGCGGCTGCTCGATATCGGCGACACCGCGCACAGCACGATCGTGTCGCTGGCGAAGCCCGACTGGTCGATGGGCTTCGATTCGGACAAGGCGCTCGGCAAGGTCAGCCGCCGCGCTGAACTGACTCGCCTCGCCGCGAGCCACGAGATGATCTTCGCGCCGCACTTCCCGTACCCCGGCGTCGGCACGATCGCCGCCAAGGGAGACGGCTTCATCTGGGTCCCGGCGGCAGCGGGGAGCTTTACGAACTGA
- the aroB gene encoding 3-dehydroquinate synthase, whose amino-acid sequence MIVPVPLGERAYDVHIAPGLLARAGEIVAPLTARKHIAVVTDSTVARLHLESLRTALSAVGLTIAPIIVPPGEATKNWRTLETVVESLLGFGVERGDVVVALGGGVVGDLTGFAAAILRRGCKFVQIPTTLLAQVDSSVGGKTAINAKAGKNLVGAFHQPAAVLIDPDLLDTLPPRELRAGYAEVIKTALLGDAAFFDWCDANVAALLSGDPAARTHAIATSVAAKAAIVAADERETGDTRALLNLGHTFGHALEAEAGFSDRLLHGEAVAIGCALAFAFSAERGLCPTADAARVADHLAQAGLPNHPRGIATTAAPLMAHMLQDKKMRNGTLAFVLARGIGDAFIARDIPLGDVAAFLDRTLAD is encoded by the coding sequence ATGATCGTCCCGGTTCCACTTGGCGAGCGCGCGTACGACGTCCACATCGCGCCCGGTCTGCTCGCGCGCGCCGGAGAGATCGTCGCGCCGCTGACCGCGCGCAAGCATATCGCCGTCGTCACCGATTCGACCGTGGCGCGCCTCCATCTCGAATCGCTGCGGACGGCGCTGTCGGCGGTGGGGTTGACGATAGCGCCGATCATCGTGCCCCCCGGCGAGGCGACGAAAAACTGGCGGACGCTCGAAACGGTCGTCGAGAGCCTGCTCGGCTTCGGGGTCGAGCGCGGCGATGTCGTCGTTGCGCTCGGCGGCGGGGTGGTCGGCGACCTGACGGGTTTTGCCGCCGCGATCCTTCGCCGCGGATGCAAATTCGTCCAGATTCCGACGACATTGCTCGCGCAGGTCGACAGCTCGGTCGGCGGCAAGACCGCGATCAACGCCAAGGCAGGCAAGAACCTCGTCGGCGCGTTCCACCAGCCGGCGGCGGTGCTGATCGATCCCGACCTGCTCGACACGCTGCCGCCGCGCGAGTTGCGCGCTGGGTATGCCGAGGTGATCAAGACTGCGCTGCTCGGCGACGCGGCGTTCTTCGACTGGTGCGACGCTAACGTCGCCGCGCTGCTGAGCGGCGATCCCGCCGCGCGGACGCATGCGATCGCCACCAGCGTCGCCGCCAAGGCCGCGATCGTCGCCGCCGACGAGCGTGAAACCGGCGACACCCGCGCCTTGCTCAATCTCGGCCACACCTTCGGCCATGCTCTCGAGGCCGAGGCGGGGTTCTCCGACCGCTTGCTCCACGGCGAGGCAGTCGCGATCGGCTGCGCGCTAGCGTTCGCCTTTTCCGCCGAGCGCGGCCTGTGCCCAACCGCCGATGCAGCGCGGGTCGCCGATCATCTCGCCCAAGCCGGGCTGCCGAACCACCCGCGCGGGATCGCGACGACCGCCGCGCCGCTGATGGCGCACATGCTCCAGGACAAGAAGATGCGGAACGGCACCCTCGCCTTCGTCCTTGCCCGCGGCATCGGCGACGCTTTCATCGCCCGCGATATCCCGCTCGGCGACGTCGCGGCGTTCCTCGACCGGACGCTCGCCGACTGA
- a CDS encoding DUF423 domain-containing protein, with product MTARYLPSLAALSACLSIAVGAAAVHGVTDPLAKGWLQTGVQFQLPHAIAVFALLSWRDTPAVRGGAWALLVGSLIFAATLDGLALGAPRWFGAITPIGGSAMLLGWLWLALAPFVPGRR from the coding sequence TTGACCGCGCGCTATCTGCCGTCTCTCGCGGCGTTGAGCGCGTGCCTGTCGATCGCGGTCGGCGCAGCGGCGGTCCACGGCGTGACCGATCCGCTGGCGAAGGGATGGCTCCAGACCGGGGTGCAGTTCCAGCTGCCCCACGCGATTGCGGTGTTCGCTTTGCTGAGCTGGCGCGATACTCCCGCAGTGCGTGGCGGGGCGTGGGCGTTGCTGGTCGGCAGCCTGATCTTCGCAGCGACGCTCGACGGCCTTGCGCTCGGTGCCCCGCGCTGGTTCGGTGCGATCACGCCGATCGGGGGGTCGGCGATGCTCCTTGGCTGGCTATGGCTCGCACTCGCGCCGTTCGTGCCGGGGCGGCGCTAG
- the nusA gene encoding transcription termination factor NusA: protein MAQAATATKGVAAVTANRAELIAIADAVAREKSIDRMIVIEAMEESIQKAARARYGAENDIRAKIDAKTGDLRLWRVLEVVEAPEDFFKQINLVDAAKLQKNPALGDFIVDPLPPIEFGRIAAQAAKQVIVQKVRDAERDRQYEEYKDRVNEIITGVVKRAEFGHVVVDLGKAEGVIRRDQQIPREVLRVGDRVRTLILSVRREIRGPQIFLSRAAGEFMKKLFAQEVPEIYDGIIEIKAVARDPGSRAKIGVISRDSSIDPVGACVGMKGSRVQAVVQELQGEKIDIIPWSPDVATFVVNALQPAEVSKVVMDEEDNRIDVVVPDDQLSLAIGRRGQNVRLASALTGRQIDIMTEADESERRQKEFVEKSELFQTELDVDETLAQLLVAEGFSELEEVAYVDVAELAAIEGFDDDLAGELQQRAQDALDRKESAAREERRGLGVEDALAAIDGLTEAMLVVLGHAGIKTIDDLGDLASDELVAKRDGILKTFGLSEDEGNRIIMAARAHWFDEEVKPEVAGEVANADVPE, encoded by the coding sequence ATGGCCCAAGCCGCCACCGCGACCAAAGGCGTCGCCGCCGTCACTGCCAACCGCGCCGAACTGATCGCGATCGCCGACGCCGTCGCGCGGGAGAAGTCGATCGACCGGATGATCGTCATCGAGGCGATGGAGGAGTCGATCCAGAAGGCCGCGCGTGCGCGTTACGGCGCCGAGAACGACATCCGTGCCAAGATCGATGCGAAGACCGGCGACCTGCGGCTGTGGCGCGTCCTCGAAGTCGTCGAAGCCCCCGAAGATTTCTTCAAGCAGATCAACCTGGTGGACGCCGCCAAGCTGCAGAAAAACCCGGCGCTCGGCGATTTCATCGTCGACCCGCTGCCCCCGATCGAATTCGGCCGTATCGCCGCGCAGGCGGCGAAGCAGGTCATCGTCCAGAAGGTCCGCGATGCCGAGCGCGACCGCCAGTACGAAGAATATAAGGACCGGGTGAACGAGATTATCACTGGCGTCGTCAAGCGCGCCGAATTCGGCCATGTCGTCGTCGACCTCGGCAAGGCCGAAGGCGTGATTCGCCGCGATCAGCAGATCCCCCGCGAAGTCCTCCGCGTCGGCGACCGCGTCCGCACGCTGATCCTGTCAGTCCGCCGCGAAATCCGTGGGCCGCAGATTTTCCTCAGCCGCGCTGCGGGTGAGTTCATGAAGAAGCTGTTCGCACAGGAAGTCCCCGAAATCTACGACGGCATCATCGAGATCAAGGCGGTCGCGCGCGACCCCGGCAGCCGCGCGAAGATCGGCGTGATCAGCCGCGACTCGTCGATCGACCCGGTCGGCGCGTGCGTCGGCATGAAGGGCAGCCGCGTTCAGGCGGTCGTCCAGGAGCTCCAGGGCGAGAAGATCGACATCATCCCGTGGTCGCCCGACGTCGCCACCTTCGTCGTCAACGCGCTCCAGCCGGCCGAAGTCAGCAAAGTCGTGATGGACGAGGAGGACAACCGCATCGACGTGGTCGTCCCCGACGACCAGTTGAGCCTCGCGATCGGCCGCCGCGGGCAGAACGTCCGCCTTGCCAGCGCGCTGACCGGACGCCAGATCGACATCATGACCGAGGCCGACGAGAGCGAGCGGCGCCAGAAGGAATTTGTCGAGAAGTCCGAGCTGTTCCAGACCGAACTCGACGTCGACGAGACGCTCGCGCAGCTGCTCGTTGCCGAAGGCTTCAGCGAGCTCGAGGAAGTTGCCTATGTCGACGTCGCCGAGTTGGCGGCGATCGAAGGCTTCGACGACGATCTCGCCGGTGAGCTTCAGCAGCGCGCGCAGGATGCACTCGACCGCAAGGAGTCCGCCGCCCGCGAGGAACGCCGTGGCCTTGGCGTCGAAGATGCCCTCGCCGCGATCGACGGCCTGACCGAGGCGATGCTCGTCGTTCTCGGCCATGCCGGGATCAAGACGATCGACGACCTCGGCGACCTCGCCAGTGACGAGCTGGTGGCGAAGCGCGACGGCATCCTCAAGACGTTTGGCCTGTCGGAAGACGAGGGCAACCGCATCATCATGGCGGCGCGCGCGCACTGGTTCGACGAAGAAGTGAAGCCGGAAGTAGCTGGGGAGGTCGCTAACGCGGATGTCCCAGAATGA